Proteins from a genomic interval of Rhodothermus marinus:
- a CDS encoding YifB family Mg chelatase-like AAA ATPase: MLSRVWSSTTLGIEAIPVEIETHIESGMPRYTVVGLPDGAVRESRDRIWAALRNSGLPLPRGAITVNLAPADLRKEGAAFDLPMALGLLAASEGSPSPEALAPFVIVGELALDGKVRPVRGVLPIAIQARRDGRKGVIVPLDNAEEAALVEGLEVYPVASLQEAVGLLTGAVSREPFRRDLKALFAEAQTYDVDFADVRGQENVKRALEVAAAGGHNVLMVGPPGAGKTMLARRLPTILPPLTPEEALETTKIHSVGGKLNGVGLIARRPFRAPHHTISDAGLCGGGAHPMPGEISLAHNGVLFLDELPEFKRQVLEVLRQPLESGRITISRARFSIEYPARFMLVASMNPCPCGHLNDPRRTCVCTPPQVQRYLSKISGPLLDRIDLHIEVTPVPFEELSRRQEGEPSAAIRARVVAARERQAERFRDVPGVYCNAQMPARLVRRYCTLDAEGQQLMKLAIHRLGLSARAYDRILKVARTIADLAGSEEIRPEHLSEAIQYRSLDRESWFLR, translated from the coding sequence ATGCTGAGCCGGGTCTGGAGCAGCACGACGCTGGGCATCGAGGCCATTCCGGTGGAGATCGAGACGCACATCGAATCGGGCATGCCGCGCTACACGGTGGTCGGGTTGCCCGACGGGGCCGTGCGCGAAAGCCGCGATCGCATCTGGGCGGCGCTGCGCAACAGCGGGTTGCCGTTACCGCGCGGGGCCATCACGGTGAACCTGGCGCCGGCCGATCTGCGCAAGGAGGGCGCAGCGTTCGATCTGCCCATGGCGCTGGGATTGCTGGCCGCCAGCGAAGGAAGTCCGAGTCCGGAGGCGCTGGCGCCGTTCGTCATCGTGGGGGAGCTGGCGCTCGACGGCAAGGTGCGGCCGGTGCGGGGCGTGCTGCCCATTGCCATTCAGGCGCGACGCGACGGGCGCAAAGGGGTGATCGTGCCGCTGGACAATGCGGAGGAGGCCGCGCTGGTGGAGGGGTTGGAGGTGTACCCTGTGGCGTCGTTGCAGGAAGCGGTAGGGTTATTGACGGGTGCAGTGTCGCGTGAGCCGTTCCGGCGGGATCTCAAAGCGCTTTTTGCCGAGGCGCAGACCTACGACGTGGATTTTGCCGACGTGCGCGGGCAGGAGAACGTCAAACGGGCGCTGGAGGTGGCGGCCGCCGGCGGACACAACGTGCTGATGGTAGGACCGCCCGGGGCCGGCAAGACGATGCTGGCCCGGCGACTTCCCACGATTCTGCCGCCGCTGACGCCCGAGGAGGCGCTGGAGACTACCAAGATTCATTCGGTGGGGGGCAAGCTGAACGGGGTCGGATTGATCGCGCGGCGGCCTTTCCGGGCGCCGCATCACACGATCTCGGATGCCGGACTCTGCGGAGGGGGTGCGCATCCCATGCCCGGCGAGATCTCGCTGGCGCACAATGGCGTGCTGTTTCTGGACGAGCTTCCGGAGTTCAAGCGGCAGGTGCTCGAGGTGCTACGGCAGCCGCTCGAGTCGGGCCGCATCACGATCAGTCGGGCGCGTTTTTCCATCGAATATCCGGCGCGCTTCATGCTGGTGGCCAGCATGAACCCCTGTCCGTGCGGACATCTGAACGATCCACGGCGCACGTGTGTGTGCACGCCGCCGCAGGTGCAGCGTTACCTGTCGAAGATCAGCGGGCCGTTGCTGGACCGGATCGATCTGCATATCGAGGTGACGCCGGTGCCTTTCGAGGAATTGAGCCGCAGGCAGGAGGGCGAGCCGTCGGCGGCGATTCGGGCGCGGGTGGTGGCGGCGCGGGAGCGACAGGCCGAGCGGTTTCGGGACGTGCCGGGCGTCTACTGTAATGCGCAGATGCCGGCGCGCCTGGTACGCCGTTATTGCACACTGGACGCCGAGGGACAGCAGCTCATGAAACTGGCCATTCACCGACTGGGGCTGAGTGCCCGTGCCTATGATCGGATCCTGAAGGTGGCGCGCACGATTGCCGATCTGGCAGGCAGTGAGGAGATCCGGCCCGAGCACCTTTCGGAGGCGATCCAGTATCGCTCGCTGGACCGAGAGTCCTGGTTCCTGCGCTGA
- a CDS encoding NAD(+)/NADH kinase gives MIYGITGNTQKEQLWEPVSELIRWMARQGLEVRLHPDVARGLVARGLLSEDEAAALTAHDLAAEVDLLLSFGGDGTLLQSAHLAGRRGTPVLGVNIGRMGFLADVEVEQVREAIRTIEAGDYHLEARMVLEAELEDGPVPELPWALNEFVIDRSGLAGLITIDVTVDGVSLTRYWADGLIFSTPTGSTAYSLSAGGPIVSPECEVVILTPIAPHTLTLRPIVLPASVEIEARVYTGGQPYVLAADGRSQLIHREGQRITIRRAEHTVNLVKLPGQHYFQTLRSKLMWGVR, from the coding sequence ATGATCTACGGCATCACGGGCAACACGCAGAAGGAGCAACTCTGGGAGCCGGTCAGCGAACTGATTCGCTGGATGGCCCGTCAGGGACTGGAAGTGCGTCTGCACCCGGACGTAGCACGGGGCCTGGTCGCCCGCGGCCTGCTTTCGGAAGACGAGGCGGCCGCGCTCACGGCGCACGATCTGGCGGCCGAAGTGGACCTGCTGCTTTCATTCGGGGGCGACGGCACACTCCTGCAGAGTGCCCACCTGGCCGGTCGCCGGGGTACCCCTGTGCTGGGGGTCAACATCGGCCGTATGGGCTTTCTGGCCGATGTGGAAGTGGAACAGGTGCGCGAGGCGATCCGCACGATCGAAGCGGGCGACTACCACCTCGAAGCCCGCATGGTGCTCGAGGCCGAACTGGAAGACGGGCCCGTGCCGGAGTTGCCCTGGGCCCTGAACGAGTTCGTGATCGACCGCAGCGGGCTGGCTGGTCTGATCACGATCGATGTGACGGTCGACGGCGTATCGCTGACCCGCTACTGGGCCGACGGGCTCATCTTCTCCACACCGACCGGCTCCACGGCCTATTCGCTATCGGCCGGCGGCCCGATCGTCTCGCCCGAATGCGAGGTGGTAATCCTGACCCCCATCGCTCCGCACACGCTGACGCTGCGTCCCATCGTGCTGCCTGCTTCCGTCGAAATCGAAGCCCGCGTCTACACAGGCGGCCAGCCCTATGTGCTGGCGGCCGACGGCCGCAGCCAGCTCATCCATCGCGAAGGCCAGCGCATCACCATCCGTCGGGCCGAGCATACGGTCAACCTCGTCAAACTGCCCGGCCAGCATTATTTCCAGACGCTGCGCTCCAAGCTGATGTGGGGCGTTCGTTAG